The segment CAACATTCCGTCGGGGCAGTACCTGGAGAGCGTCGAGGTCGTCCCGAAGGAAGTTCATATTAAAGGAACGGAAAAAGATCTCGCGAAAATCGGGGCCGTCAATATAGAGCCTACTTTCGAAGAGCTGTCGGGGGGGCAGGAGCTGCTTCTGCCTCTTACGGTGTCTCGTTCGGAACCCTTTGACGACGAGGTGGTAATAGAGCCGCAGCAGGTGAAAATGAACGCCACCCTGGTGAGAGGTCTCCCGAGAAAGAAAGTCCCCGTTACGGTCAGAATGAGCGGCAAGCCCGTGGGGGATTACGCCGTGCGGTCGATGACTACGGAGCCCGCGGAGGTCATGCTGGAGGGGACGCAGGAGAAGCTGAACGGCATTTCTTCTATAGATACGGAAACGGTGGACATTACCGGAGTTTCTGCGGATCAGACGCTGGTGGTGCCTCTGCGCCTTCCCCGAGGCAAAGACGTGAAAGTTATCGATGTCCGGTCGGTGAAACTTCAGGTCAGCCTGGAGTCCATCTCCACCCAAAAGCGTTTTTCCAACGTTCCCGTGGCGGTCGAGGGGGCGGCCGGCGGAAAGAAATGGACTGTCACCCCGCCTGTGGTGGACGTGGTTGTGGAGGGAACGCCATCCCTGGTGAGCTCTCTCGACCTGAACGCACTGGGGTTCAGGGCCTGGGTCAACGTATCCGGGATTTTTCTTCGTTCGGCGACGTTGCCTGTACGGGCTTCGCCTGTTTCCGAGGATTTGAAGTCGATAAGGATAATTCCGGCCACGGTGTCCCTTACGGTGGTGGAGGAGTGAGCGGGTGATGGCATGTTGAACGTCTTGAATGAAAATATCGAGGGCGGAGAACCGGCATTGGGCGGCGACAGGCGGGTTCTTTTTGGAACTGACGGCGTCCGGGACGTGGCCAACAAGGGAGGAATGACTCCTGAGATGGCGTTGCGTCTGGGACGGGCTTTCATTCTTTTTCTGGCGGAGAGAGGGGTTCCCCGTCCTCGAATCGTACTGGGCAGAGATACGCGGCGTTCCGGAATGATGCTGGAAGGCGCTCTGTCCGCAGGAATGACCTCCGCGGGGGCGGAAGTTTTTTCCATCGGGGTCATTCCCACGCCGGGAGTCAGTTTCGGCATTCAGGACGCAGAGGCCGACGGAGGCGCGGTCATAAGCGCATCTCACAATCCGGCCGAGTACAATGGCATCAAATTTTTGGACAGAGATGGCTGCAAACTTTCCGATGAGGCCGAAATCAGCATCGAGGAGTATCTGGGAGACAACCTGACGGACGACTGGCGCCCCACAGGCGCTTCCATCGGAGAAATCAGACCTCTGGCTCATCTGGTTCCCAACTACGCAGAGCATTTGGCATCTCTGGTGCATTCCCCGGATTCGCTGCCCTCGTCTGTAGTTTTCGACTGCGCGAACGGAGCGGCGGGAGCGGTCCTGCCCTTTTTGATGAAACGGCTGGGCCTGAACTGGACGCTGACAGCGGTGGAACCCGATGGACTCAATATCAACGAGGGCGTCGGCGTGATTCACATCCAGCATCTGGCGGATCGGGTCCGAGAGCTGGGCTGCCAAATGGGTTTTGCCTGCGACGGGGATGCCGACAGAGTTTTGACGGTGGATTCCGCCGGACGGGTGATTGACGGGGACATCGCCATATGGCTGCTGGCGCGGTGGATGGCGGCCAGAGGCGGTCTGGATGGCGGCGTGGTGGTCACGGGCATGAGCAACATGGCTCTGGAAGAACATCTTCTGCATGAAAACATCCGGGTCTTTCGCTGCTCCATCGGCGACCGCTACGTTCTGGAGTGCATGAGAAAACACGGGGCGCGGCTTGGCGGAGAACAGTCCGGCCATATTATCGCCACCCCTTTCACCCGCACGGGAGACGGGCTCTGCACGGCCCTTCTGATGCTGAACGCCCTTCGAGATCTGAAAGAAGACGTAAACACGCTGGTGGATCGTTTTGGGCGTTATCCCCAGCGTCTGGACAATTTGACGATTGCCGAAGACTGCATTATAGATATGGAGTTCGTGCGCTCGATCTCCGACGAGATGGAAAAACGAATGTGCGGAAACGGCAGGGTTTTGATCCGGCCCTCCGGGACGGAGCCTCTTCTCCGCATTCTGGTGGAGGCCAGGGATCGAGGCATGGTAGACGAAGTTTCCGAACACCTGACCACCGTTTTGCGCGCGCACTGTTCATGACCCAAAACCAGGAGAACCGGAGCCTGAGAAGGGAGGCGCGGCGGGAATGGCGGGGATAGACGTCACCACGTGCCTTTTCCCTGTGGCGGGGCTGGGAACGCGTTTTTTGCCGGTAACCAAGGAAATCGCCAAGGAGATGCTGCCGCTGGTGGATCGTCCCGTCATTTCCTATGGCGTGGAGGAAGCTTTGGATTCCGGCTGCAGGGATCTCGTCATGATCACCGGACGAACAAAGAGGTCCATAGAAGACTATTTCGACAGCTCCTTCGAATTGGAAAGCGTCCTCAGAGAACGGGGAAAAATGGACCTGTATGAAAAAATTCGTTCCATTTCGGAAATGGCCAACATTTTTTACGTGAGACAGAGGGAGCCCCTGGGACTGGGACACGCGGTCCTTTGCGGCGAGCCCTTTTGCAGGAACGGATACTTCGGCGTCATTCTGCCCGACGACGTATTTGTGTCCGAAACGCCGGTCATGGGTCAGCTTATCGACGTTCATCGCCTGAGGGGCGGGACGGTTATCGCCCTTGAGGAGGTCCCCCTCAGCGAGGTGTCGCGCTACGGCATCGTGAAGCTGGAGGCTGGAAGCGAAGGCGTGCATCGTATCGTCGATATGGTGGAAAAGCCCTCCGCGGAAGATGCTCCGGGGAGATTCGCGATTATGGGGCGTTATATCCTTTCTCCCGCTATTTTCCCGCTTCTGAGGGAGAACCAGAGAGGCGAGGGGGGCGAAATCCAGCTGACGGACGCGATTCGACGTCTTTTGAAAAGCGAACCCGTGTGGGGGGTCGTCTATCGAGGCAGGCGTTTTGACTGCGGAACTCAAAAGGGGTGGCTGGCGGCCAATGTTCAGCTTGCTCTGGAGGACCCCGAACTGCGGTCGGTGATTCTTGACAGTATTCAACGCGCAATAAATGGCGGAAAAGAATAAAGATTTTCCGTTCACACAGGAGACGACTTCAATGTTATTTTTCCCCCTTAAAAAAATACGCGCCGGCTTCGGCAGGAGTTTAATCCCTCTTTTTCCGGTTCTTTTCTTTCTGCTTTTCACCCTCGCTTTCCCCGCCGCCGCGGCGCCGGGCGGAGTGCCGCGAGAGGCGTTTCTCTCCCAGCTTCTGGGAGCGCGGGGCTTTGCCGGGAGCGCGGCGGTTTCATCCAACGTCTCAGCCATTTTGAAAAGCGGTATCGTGACAGATGAGGTTTCTTCTCTTTCCGCGCCGGTGACGCGGGGACAGGCGCTGCGATGGATGATTCAGTCCCTTGGCCTTTCCGCGGAGGCCGGATTTCTCTCTGAGCTTCCCCTGCCTTTCAAAGACCTGAAGGAAATGAGCGCCTATGACCGCGGCTGCCTTGTGGTCGCAACCCATATGGATCCCCCTCTTTTCAAAAAACACAGCGGAGACTTCGCTCCGGGACATCTTCTTACCCCGAACGAGGTCAAATCTCTGATGGCTTCCGTCAAACGGGCCGATCAGCATCTGAGGCTCGAAGCGCGTTTTGCCCCGATAACCGGAATGGAGCTCGAACTTCATCGGGAAGGAACATTCAGCGGCTTCCCCAAATGGAGAGTTCATGTTTATGGCTTCGATGAAAAAATTGAGGCCGAGGCGGAGCAGCAAATTTTCGCGGAGGCTGGTTTTTCCATGGAGGTGAAGAACCCCAACTACGAATGGAGCCTTCGCAATACCGAATTGATGGAAGATTACGCCCAGGTGCGTCAGTTGTCTGAACTGGCCGGAAAAAGGGGAAAAGCCGTTTACGTTTTTCCCTCTCTGATGAACGAAAATCTGGAAAATCAGCCGCTTTACTGGGCGCTTCTGACGATCGACCCCTCACGATATATGATTGAACCCATTATTGCTCCCGATGGAATTACGGCGCTGGCGCCTCTGTCCTCCATGATGAAAAACAGCGGCGTTCAGGCGGCCCTCAACGCCGGATTTTTCGCCGTAAGCGGACGGAACGCGGGCTCCCCCATCGGGACTCTGCAAATTGCCCGAACTCTGGTCAACAGGCCCTATAAGGGGCGCACCTCTCTGGGATGGAGCGCGAACAATCGAGCCACCTTCGGGGAGGTCTCCTGGGAGGGCATTCTTCGCATTGAAGAGGGCTGGATGACCGTCGATTCTCTGAACCACGCCGTCAAAGGAAACGCTGTCGCTCTCTACAACGTCTGGTACGGCAAACCCACGCCCCTGAGCGATGCGGTCACGGAAGCGATCGTCAGGGGCGATCGGTGCGTTTCCATTCGTTTCGGAGGCGGAACCGCTATTGAGCCGGGGTCGTACGTTCTGGCCGGCTACGGGACCAATGCCGATCTGCTGACCCGTTACCTGAAGACGGGAGACGCCGTTCATCTGGAAAGCACGTTCAACGGTGGCAATTCCCCCTGGGATGAGATGGACAACATCAT is part of the Synergistaceae bacterium genome and harbors:
- a CDS encoding phosphodiester glycosidase family protein; translated protein: MLFFPLKKIRAGFGRSLIPLFPVLFFLLFTLAFPAAAAPGGVPREAFLSQLLGARGFAGSAAVSSNVSAILKSGIVTDEVSSLSAPVTRGQALRWMIQSLGLSAEAGFLSELPLPFKDLKEMSAYDRGCLVVATHMDPPLFKKHSGDFAPGHLLTPNEVKSLMASVKRADQHLRLEARFAPITGMELELHREGTFSGFPKWRVHVYGFDEKIEAEAEQQIFAEAGFSMEVKNPNYEWSLRNTELMEDYAQVRQLSELAGKRGKAVYVFPSLMNENLENQPLYWALLTIDPSRYMIEPIIAPDGITALAPLSSMMKNSGVQAALNAGFFAVSGRNAGSPIGTLQIARTLVNRPYKGRTSLGWSANNRATFGEVSWEGILRIEEGWMTVDSLNHAVKGNAVALYNVWYGKPTPLSDAVTEAIVRGDRCVSIRFGGGTAIEPGSYVLAGYGTNADLLTRYLKTGDAVHLESTFNGGNSPWDEMDNIIQAGPFLLRDGEIRIESEGFSSSILNLRHPRSAIGLTKKGKWIFFVGDGRNGLHSAGFTLQDMALILRTKGVAWALNLDGGGSSQIMVKGKMYNLPSDGRERPLSYAVGARQR
- the galU gene encoding UTP--glucose-1-phosphate uridylyltransferase GalU, whose translation is MAGIDVTTCLFPVAGLGTRFLPVTKEIAKEMLPLVDRPVISYGVEEALDSGCRDLVMITGRTKRSIEDYFDSSFELESVLRERGKMDLYEKIRSISEMANIFYVRQREPLGLGHAVLCGEPFCRNGYFGVILPDDVFVSETPVMGQLIDVHRLRGGTVIALEEVPLSEVSRYGIVKLEAGSEGVHRIVDMVEKPSAEDAPGRFAIMGRYILSPAIFPLLRENQRGEGGEIQLTDAIRRLLKSEPVWGVVYRGRRFDCGTQKGWLAANVQLALEDPELRSVILDSIQRAINGGKE
- the glmM gene encoding phosphoglucosamine mutase, whose translation is MLNVLNENIEGGEPALGGDRRVLFGTDGVRDVANKGGMTPEMALRLGRAFILFLAERGVPRPRIVLGRDTRRSGMMLEGALSAGMTSAGAEVFSIGVIPTPGVSFGIQDAEADGGAVISASHNPAEYNGIKFLDRDGCKLSDEAEISIEEYLGDNLTDDWRPTGASIGEIRPLAHLVPNYAEHLASLVHSPDSLPSSVVFDCANGAAGAVLPFLMKRLGLNWTLTAVEPDGLNINEGVGVIHIQHLADRVRELGCQMGFACDGDADRVLTVDSAGRVIDGDIAIWLLARWMAARGGLDGGVVVTGMSNMALEEHLLHENIRVFRCSIGDRYVLECMRKHGARLGGEQSGHIIATPFTRTGDGLCTALLMLNALRDLKEDVNTLVDRFGRYPQRLDNLTIAEDCIIDMEFVRSISDEMEKRMCGNGRVLIRPSGTEPLLRILVEARDRGMVDEVSEHLTTVLRAHCS